From one Mustela nigripes isolate SB6536 chromosome 16, MUSNIG.SB6536, whole genome shotgun sequence genomic stretch:
- the LOC132004207 gene encoding pancreatic progenitor cell differentiation and proliferation factor-like, producing the protein MRGYCQGFHQPTSDCMAAISSSSSLVATCYQCVLGSTSGNISCASAAIPRHPGLAKADSGYWWARFFFGKSTLPFMAIVLESPEGSESPQASSSIITCDSALEALRKQPRGQPGKANTGPQS; encoded by the coding sequence ATGAGGGGTTACTGCCAAGGTTTCCACCAGCCCACAAGCGACTGCATGGCAGCCATCTCCTCCAGCAGCTCGCTTGTGGCCACCTGTTACCAGTGTGTCCTGGGTTCCACTTCTGGTAACATCTCCTGTGCAAGTGCAGCCATCCCTCGCCACCCTGGTCTTGCCAAGGCTGATTCAGGTTATTGGTGGGCAAGGTTCTTTTTTGGGAAGTCCACTCTCCCATTCATGGCTATAGTGTTGGAGTCTCCAGAAGGTTCAGAATCTCCTCAGGCCTCCAGTAGCATAATCACCTGTGACTCAGCTCTGGAAGCCTTGAGGAAGCAGCCTCGTGGCCAGCCTGGAAAAGCCAACACTGGGCCCCAATCCTGA